A genomic region of Thermoanaerobaculia bacterium contains the following coding sequences:
- a CDS encoding tetratricopeptide repeat protein, whose protein sequence is MASRQPPSSQRSAPPAPPRAARSVVYGLLALTILGVYLPVLDNGFVDWDDGIYVVRNPHVGNLDTSTLVWAFTTFDAANWHPLTWMSHALDRELYGLEPRGHHRTSVLLHAANGLLLLLLLHRLSSLFWPSAAAAALFALHPLRVENVAWISERKDLLCSFFVLLALLAYERHARRPARGSLLAVALAFTLALLSKPMAVTLPFLLLLLDVWPFERLRWPRPDHRVLLEKLPLLLLAAASSVVTYVAQARGEAVRALDLIGVGERLAAAPVALAAYLAKTLWPAPGTLLPLYTHPHYLPHGASGAALASAVAVLLGLAAVAVWQWRKRPYLAVGGLAFAGLLVPVLGLVQVGVQRSADRYTYLPTLGLALAAVCLIGEVSAGGRRSRLLAAGGIAIALGTSAVLTWNQQQIWRDSVTLWRATVTGEPESPIAQLNLANALHEAGRSGEAMRHYHEAIARGPEYAPAHAALGVRLGERREYAAAIESLETALRLQPADAYTRGSLGNCLLELGRKEEAVRELTAAVAAAPSAVALRNSLGQGLLALGRHEDAIGVFRETLTLDRSSSPAHNNLALAMLRAGRMTEGIELLREAIRLAPTNAKAHQNLSLALAEIGDEAGAARELAAAQRLRASNPGGTVQP, encoded by the coding sequence ATGGCATCGCGCCAGCCGCCCAGCAGCCAGAGATCCGCGCCGCCCGCACCTCCACGGGCAGCTCGAAGCGTCGTCTACGGCCTCCTGGCGCTCACCATCCTGGGGGTCTACCTGCCCGTTCTGGACAACGGTTTCGTCGACTGGGACGACGGGATCTACGTCGTGCGCAACCCGCACGTCGGCAACCTCGACACCTCGACCCTCGTCTGGGCCTTCACCACGTTCGACGCCGCCAACTGGCACCCCTTGACCTGGATGTCGCACGCCCTCGATCGCGAGCTCTATGGGCTGGAGCCTCGCGGCCACCACCGGACGAGCGTCCTGCTGCATGCTGCGAACGGGCTGCTCCTGCTCCTCCTCCTGCATCGCCTCAGCAGCCTCTTCTGGCCGAGCGCCGCAGCCGCCGCGCTCTTCGCGCTGCACCCACTGCGAGTCGAGAACGTCGCCTGGATCTCGGAGCGCAAGGACCTGCTGTGCTCCTTCTTCGTCCTTCTCGCGCTGCTCGCCTATGAACGCCATGCGCGCCGGCCGGCGCGCGGGAGCCTTCTCGCGGTGGCCTTGGCCTTCACTCTGGCACTGCTCTCGAAGCCGATGGCGGTCACGCTGCCCTTCCTGCTGCTCCTGCTCGACGTATGGCCGTTCGAGCGCCTACGGTGGCCGCGTCCCGATCACCGGGTCCTGCTGGAGAAGCTTCCGCTTCTCCTGCTCGCCGCCGCGTCGTCCGTGGTCACTTACGTGGCGCAGGCGCGCGGTGAAGCGGTCCGGGCTCTCGACCTCATCGGCGTTGGCGAGCGTCTCGCTGCCGCCCCGGTGGCTCTCGCTGCCTACCTCGCCAAGACTCTCTGGCCGGCACCCGGAACGCTGCTGCCGCTCTACACCCATCCGCACTATCTGCCGCACGGCGCCTCCGGCGCGGCCCTCGCCTCGGCCGTCGCTGTCCTGCTCGGACTGGCAGCCGTCGCCGTCTGGCAGTGGCGCAAGCGCCCGTACCTCGCCGTCGGTGGTCTCGCTTTCGCCGGCCTTCTCGTTCCGGTCCTCGGCCTGGTGCAGGTCGGTGTCCAGCGCTCCGCGGATCGCTACACCTACCTTCCGACTCTGGGCCTTGCCCTCGCGGCCGTCTGCCTGATCGGCGAGGTGTCCGCGGGTGGCCGCCGCTCTCGACTCCTCGCCGCGGGGGGGATCGCGATCGCACTGGGTACCTCAGCAGTCCTGACGTGGAATCAACAGCAGATCTGGCGGGATTCGGTGACGCTGTGGCGCGCGACGGTCACGGGCGAGCCGGAGAGCCCCATCGCACAGTTGAACCTCGCCAACGCGCTGCACGAGGCGGGTCGCAGCGGTGAGGCGATGCGCCACTACCACGAAGCGATCGCCCGCGGGCCCGAGTACGCGCCTGCCCACGCCGCGCTCGGGGTGCGGCTCGGCGAGCGTCGGGAGTACGCAGCCGCCATCGAGTCCCTCGAGACTGCGCTGCGCTTGCAGCCGGCGGACGCCTACACCCGCGGGAGCCTGGGCAACTGCCTGCTCGAGCTCGGACGCAAGGAGGAAGCGGTGCGCGAGCTCACGGCGGCGGTCGCGGCCGCGCCGAGCGCGGTCGCGCTTCGCAACAGCCTGGGGCAGGGGCTGCTCGCGCTCGGCCGGCATGAGGATGCCATCGGTGTTTTCAGGGAGACCCTGACGCTCGATCGCAGCTCGTCGCCGGCGCACAACAACCTCGCGCTCGCGATGCTCCGCGCAGGGCGGATGACCGAGGGGATCGAGCTGCTGCGGGAGGCCATTCGACTGGCGCCCACGAATGCCAAGGCCCACCAGAACCTCAGTTTGGCGCTGGCGGAGATCGGCGACGAGGCCGGCGCGGCCAGGGAGCTCGCGGCAGCCCAGCGACTCCGCGCGTCGAACCCGGGCGGCACCGTTCAGCCATGA
- a CDS encoding peptidylprolyl isomerase, producing the protein MRSRLPLICLTLLLGSLATGCATLSPGGRVVAHSRLGDVTATELDRFLRELGLEVSVPSPAVRRRQIEDLLVVRATEAEALLLPPAEASALRVDLALREEEILAGERRARLEVAARASVAVSEAEVTAAVAAHLAARPGAERLRLRQIFKRTPAHASAEERRSIAEEMRAIRGEVLAGGDFRLLARQRSDSQTAVFDGLVAPLALPDLEPALSGPLALLEVGEVSEVLVTSTGLHLFRLEERLPAPPPPDTTALAAAVRADLEQRAVAAAIRHAFDDLLLGSGADFHPERLEQPGAAPDDLLFALAGRAIRLGEIQARWRSLAFIERRTTSLRSLLEADVGRALLLHAARREGLASEPGPAARLERARQAALFVSARKRRLAELAANLPEEELAAYFVREKALFERPERRRLRGLLVPIAVPAAANALFDDLDLVARRVRAGEADLALEARRLSHDPSRFEDGDLGWVEERELALWAGPRLPGALFALPVGLVSAPLLVEAYDDRRLRDEPIAYLVARVEAVEPASDADFATLRAEVMEQFLVSRAPVIGRDLRADYLDELGLVILDAPR; encoded by the coding sequence ATGAGATCCCGACTCCCGCTGATCTGCCTGACCCTGCTGCTCGGTTCGCTTGCGACCGGTTGCGCGACACTGTCCCCCGGCGGGCGCGTCGTGGCCCATTCGCGCCTCGGCGACGTCACGGCCACCGAGCTCGACCGGTTCCTGCGCGAGCTCGGTCTCGAGGTGTCGGTGCCCTCTCCCGCCGTCCGGCGGCGGCAGATCGAGGACCTTCTGGTCGTGAGGGCCACCGAGGCCGAGGCGCTGCTCCTCCCGCCGGCGGAGGCGAGTGCGCTGCGCGTCGACCTGGCCCTCAGGGAGGAGGAGATTCTCGCCGGCGAGAGGCGGGCACGATTGGAGGTGGCGGCGCGGGCCTCGGTGGCGGTCTCGGAGGCGGAGGTCACCGCCGCCGTCGCGGCCCATCTCGCAGCGAGGCCCGGAGCCGAACGTCTGCGTCTGAGGCAGATCTTCAAGCGCACGCCGGCGCATGCCAGCGCCGAGGAGCGTCGGAGCATCGCAGAGGAGATGCGCGCGATCCGCGGCGAGGTCCTGGCGGGTGGCGACTTCCGCCTCCTGGCCCGGCAGCGGTCCGACTCCCAGACCGCTGTCTTCGACGGTCTCGTCGCGCCGCTCGCCCTCCCGGACCTCGAACCTGCACTCTCCGGTCCGCTCGCGCTCCTCGAGGTCGGCGAGGTGTCGGAGGTTCTGGTCACCTCGACGGGCCTGCATCTTTTCCGTCTCGAGGAACGGCTGCCGGCGCCGCCCCCTCCCGACACCACGGCGCTCGCGGCCGCGGTGCGCGCCGATCTCGAGCAGCGCGCGGTCGCCGCCGCGATCCGCCACGCCTTCGACGACCTCCTGCTGGGCTCGGGCGCCGACTTCCATCCCGAACGCCTCGAGCAGCCCGGCGCCGCTCCGGACGATCTGCTCTTTGCTCTCGCCGGGCGCGCTATCCGGCTCGGCGAGATCCAGGCGCGCTGGCGGTCGCTGGCCTTCATCGAGCGCCGAACGACGAGCCTGCGCTCGCTCCTCGAGGCGGACGTCGGGCGGGCGCTGCTGCTGCACGCGGCGCGCCGCGAAGGCCTGGCCAGCGAGCCCGGCCCGGCAGCCCGGCTCGAGCGCGCCCGCCAGGCGGCGCTCTTCGTTTCGGCCCGGAAACGTCGCCTCGCCGAGCTCGCTGCGAATCTCCCGGAGGAGGAGCTGGCGGCGTACTTCGTCCGCGAGAAGGCGCTTTTCGAGCGCCCCGAACGCCGGCGACTGCGGGGACTCCTCGTGCCGATCGCAGTGCCCGCCGCCGCGAACGCCCTGTTCGACGACCTCGATCTCGTGGCGCGAAGGGTGCGGGCTGGAGAGGCCGACCTCGCCCTCGAGGCGCGCCGTCTGTCGCACGACCCGAGTCGCTTCGAGGATGGCGACCTTGGCTGGGTCGAGGAGCGCGAGCTCGCGCTCTGGGCCGGCCCCCGGCTGCCGGGGGCCCTCTTCGCGCTGCCGGTCGGGCTGGTGAGCGCGCCCCTCCTGGTCGAGGCTTATGACGACCGGCGCCTCCGCGACGAACCGATCGCCTATCTCGTGGCGCGCGTCGAGGCGGTCGAGCCGGCCTCCGATGCCGATTTCGCGACCCTGCGCGCCGAAGTGATGGAGCAGTTCCTCGTCAGCCGGGCGCCGGTCATCGGGCGCGACCTGCGCGCGGACTACCTCGACGAGCTCGGCCTGGTGATTCTCGACGCCCCCCGCTGA